In Dehalococcoidia bacterium, a single window of DNA contains:
- a CDS encoding N,N-dimethylformamidase beta subunit family domain-containing protein encodes MSGRRQRRAPATIIGVLVTFVAVMAVLVRSGGGAPVGAATPVPNAQTRRPSLTPHALAGAVHDENLKPGTTSWQSPALARGRGQSRSEEGDEGAPRGPAPRATTAHGAAAVGTPPPPSGGPGALDYAQTTCGSDCWTDQVIRGYASDTSVNKGESVSFFVSTAQPTYTLDVYRMGWYGGAGSTLITSVPSLPGQNQPVPAPDPATGLIAANWQVSYTLQTQTNWTSGVYLVKLTAASGDVGYATFVLRDDAGSAPILYVVPVTTYQAYNNWGGKSLYAFNSSGAPAAKASFDRPYTDWAGAGDFFDGEYNLVRWLEQHSYNVGYATSVDLQANPNLLAGRQVYVSPWHDEYWSQQMRTSVLSARDAGLHLAFFDANTMFWQIRWEASTINGAANRVIVCYRSSLTDLMAQTQPALTTVEWRQWPVYQPENGVLGSMYSSFFDNSVPNSPWVVSNAQHWLYSNTGFSNGATVAGLVGYEYDKVFANGFTPPNETVLSNSPTTDINGSPDAQNTTIYQACSGAYVFNAASMPASSS; translated from the coding sequence GTGAGCGGCAGGCGGCAGCGTCGCGCGCCGGCGACGATCATCGGCGTTCTGGTTACCTTCGTCGCCGTCATGGCCGTGCTGGTCCGCTCAGGTGGCGGGGCGCCTGTCGGAGCGGCGACGCCGGTGCCCAACGCACAGACGCGCCGCCCTTCGCTGACGCCGCATGCGCTCGCCGGCGCCGTGCACGACGAGAACCTCAAGCCCGGCACGACGAGCTGGCAGTCGCCGGCACTGGCCCGCGGCCGCGGGCAGAGCCGCAGCGAGGAGGGCGATGAGGGTGCGCCCCGCGGCCCGGCGCCGCGGGCCACCACCGCACACGGCGCGGCCGCCGTGGGCACGCCGCCACCGCCAAGCGGCGGGCCGGGCGCCCTGGACTACGCGCAAACCACCTGCGGCAGCGACTGCTGGACGGACCAGGTGATCCGCGGCTACGCCTCGGACACCAGCGTCAACAAGGGTGAGAGCGTCAGCTTCTTCGTCTCCACCGCCCAGCCGACGTACACGCTCGACGTCTATCGCATGGGCTGGTACGGCGGCGCCGGCTCCACGCTGATCACCAGCGTGCCCAGCCTGCCCGGCCAGAACCAACCGGTGCCCGCGCCCGACCCCGCCACCGGCCTGATCGCGGCCAACTGGCAGGTCTCCTACACGCTGCAGACGCAGACGAACTGGACCAGCGGCGTGTACCTGGTGAAGCTGACCGCGGCCAGCGGCGATGTCGGCTACGCGACCTTCGTGCTGCGCGACGATGCCGGCTCGGCGCCGATTCTCTACGTGGTGCCGGTGACCACCTACCAGGCCTACAACAACTGGGGCGGCAAGAGCCTCTACGCCTTCAACTCCAGCGGCGCCCCGGCGGCCAAGGCCAGCTTCGACCGGCCCTACACCGACTGGGCCGGCGCCGGCGACTTCTTCGATGGCGAGTATAACCTGGTGCGCTGGCTGGAGCAGCACAGCTACAACGTCGGCTACGCCACCAGCGTGGACCTGCAGGCGAACCCGAACCTGCTGGCCGGGCGCCAGGTCTACGTCTCGCCCTGGCACGACGAGTACTGGTCGCAGCAGATGCGCACAAGCGTGCTTTCGGCGCGCGACGCCGGCCTGCACCTCGCCTTCTTCGACGCCAACACGATGTTCTGGCAGATCCGCTGGGAGGCGAGCACGATCAACGGCGCCGCCAACCGTGTGATCGTCTGCTACCGCAGCTCGCTCACCGACCTCATGGCGCAGACGCAGCCGGCACTGACCACGGTGGAGTGGCGGCAGTGGCCGGTGTATCAGCCGGAGAACGGCGTGCTGGGCAGCATGTACAGCTCGTTCTTCGACAACAGCGTGCCCAACTCGCCCTGGGTAGTGAGCAACGCCCAGCACTGGCTGTACAGCAACACGGGCTTCAGCAACGGCGCAACGGTCGCCGGTCTGGTGGGCTACGAGTACGACAAGGTGTTCGCCAACGGCTTCACGCCGCCGAACGAGACGGTGCTGTCGAATTCGCCGACGACCGACATCAACGGCAGTCCGGATGCGCAGAACACGACGATCTACCAGGCCTGCAGCGGCGCCTACGTGTTCAACGCGGCGTCAATGCCGGCATCCAGCAGCTGA
- a CDS encoding IPT/TIG domain-containing protein has protein sequence MLNTTPAPLPNCGPTPTPTPTPGQMAVYGDALAAPWADQSWNSVINFAAMSPVHGGTAAISFQVKAAWGALSFYDGALVNTGQFTALRFWLRASQAGQSYVVGLEDENNQLLPGVSLAAVGGPITASQWKQYVVPISQINPGNVPIAGIYLQDGLGTAQPPLAVDDMAFDNTPLATPTPAPTTPGRLVVYDDHLVPGWGDASWGSSVDYFNPAPVHGGAASIALTITTAWGALYPFATSGLDTTPFTELTLWAQASQGGQAYDVSLVDSTNALIKLLPLASYGGALPAGSWQQYRIPLADLNGVGKTIKGFAIQDGLGAAQPPLYVDDIVFDVASNPAPTTTSVSPASATAGGAAFTLTVNGSNFISSSTVQWNGMSLSTSFVSATQLTAAVPAGNVAAPGTATVTVVNPAPGGGASNGQTFTINAAVTRPGAPALASPAEGATNVSLTPSLSWTAPGGAIAGSTQYTAYIWDPAAVTMKFQQGTTALSLSVPAGVGLAPSRFYYWMVQACNGSACGPQARWIGFTTAAVPGAPGLTSPIEGSTGVSTTPVIQWTAPTGAAAGLTQYTAYVWDPGAGVMAYQGTTAALNLSVPPAAALRGGRFYYYTAVACNSTACGPNARWEGFTTQAPAALGTPSLTAPAEGATGVSLTPTIQWTAPAGSVSDTTQYTVYVWDPGAGVMAWQGTTTQRAIAVPGGSPLAAGRFYYMSVQACNGATCGPLARWEGFTTGGGLGAPGLLTPAEGSTNNGSTPIVRWAAPSGAGAGTSYIVYVWDPAAGVMKFQQSVSGLSAGVPASAGLQAGHFYYYTARACDGSACGPLARWEGFTS, from the coding sequence ATGCTGAACACGACGCCGGCGCCGCTGCCGAACTGCGGCCCCACGCCCACACCCACGCCGACGCCGGGACAGATGGCTGTCTACGGCGACGCGCTGGCGGCGCCCTGGGCGGACCAGTCATGGAATTCCGTGATCAACTTCGCGGCCATGAGTCCGGTGCACGGCGGCACGGCGGCGATCAGCTTCCAGGTGAAAGCGGCCTGGGGGGCGCTCTCGTTCTACGACGGGGCGCTGGTGAATACGGGGCAGTTCACGGCGCTGCGCTTCTGGCTGCGGGCAAGCCAGGCCGGGCAGAGCTACGTGGTGGGCCTGGAAGACGAAAACAACCAGCTCTTGCCGGGCGTCTCTCTGGCCGCGGTCGGCGGGCCGATCACGGCGAGCCAGTGGAAGCAGTACGTGGTGCCGATCAGCCAGATCAATCCGGGGAACGTGCCCATCGCCGGCATCTACTTGCAGGACGGGTTGGGCACGGCGCAGCCGCCACTCGCCGTGGACGACATGGCCTTCGACAACACACCGCTGGCGACGCCGACGCCGGCGCCCACCACGCCGGGCCGGCTGGTGGTCTACGACGACCACCTGGTGCCGGGCTGGGGCGATGCATCGTGGGGATCGAGCGTCGACTACTTCAACCCGGCGCCAGTGCACGGCGGCGCCGCCTCGATCGCGCTGACGATCACGACGGCCTGGGGGGCGCTCTATCCGTTTGCGACGAGCGGGCTGGACACGACGCCGTTCACCGAGCTGACGCTGTGGGCGCAGGCGAGCCAGGGCGGCCAGGCATACGACGTCAGCCTCGTGGACAGCACGAACGCGCTGATCAAGCTGTTGCCGCTGGCCAGCTACGGCGGGGCGCTGCCGGCGGGAAGCTGGCAGCAGTACCGGATTCCGCTGGCGGACCTGAACGGGGTGGGGAAGACGATCAAGGGCTTCGCGATCCAGGACGGGCTGGGGGCGGCGCAGCCGCCGCTGTACGTAGACGACATCGTCTTCGACGTGGCGAGCAACCCGGCGCCCACGACCACGAGTGTGAGTCCGGCGAGCGCCACGGCGGGCGGCGCCGCGTTCACGCTGACGGTGAACGGCAGCAACTTTATCTCCTCCTCGACGGTGCAGTGGAACGGCATGAGCCTCAGCACCAGCTTCGTCAGCGCCACGCAGCTGACGGCGGCGGTGCCAGCGGGCAACGTCGCCGCGCCGGGCACGGCGACGGTAACGGTCGTGAACCCGGCGCCCGGCGGCGGCGCCTCCAACGGCCAGACGTTTACGATCAACGCCGCGGTCACGCGGCCCGGCGCGCCGGCGCTCGCCTCGCCGGCCGAGGGCGCAACGAATGTCAGCCTCACGCCGAGCCTGAGCTGGACCGCGCCGGGCGGCGCCATCGCCGGCAGCACGCAGTACACGGCCTACATCTGGGATCCGGCCGCCGTGACGATGAAGTTCCAGCAGGGCACCACGGCGCTCAGCCTCAGCGTGCCCGCCGGAGTCGGGCTCGCGCCCAGCCGCTTCTATTACTGGATGGTGCAGGCGTGCAACGGCAGCGCCTGCGGCCCACAGGCCCGCTGGATCGGCTTCACGACGGCCGCGGTCCCCGGAGCGCCCGGCCTCACCAGCCCGATCGAAGGCAGCACCGGCGTCAGCACAACGCCGGTGATCCAATGGACGGCGCCCACGGGCGCTGCCGCCGGCCTGACGCAGTACACCGCCTACGTCTGGGATCCGGGCGCGGGCGTGATGGCCTACCAGGGCACGACCGCCGCGCTCAACCTCAGCGTGCCGCCGGCCGCGGCGCTGCGGGGTGGCCGCTTCTACTACTACACCGCGGTGGCCTGCAACAGCACGGCCTGCGGCCCGAACGCCCGCTGGGAGGGCTTCACCACGCAAGCGCCGGCGGCGCTCGGCACCCCATCGCTCACGGCGCCGGCGGAAGGCGCCACGGGCGTGAGCCTGACGCCGACGATCCAGTGGACGGCGCCGGCGGGCTCGGTGAGCGACACGACGCAGTACACCGTCTACGTCTGGGATCCGGGCGCGGGCGTGATGGCCTGGCAGGGCACGACCACACAGCGCGCGATCGCGGTGCCGGGTGGCTCTCCCCTGGCGGCGGGGCGCTTCTACTACATGAGCGTGCAGGCGTGCAACGGCGCGACCTGCGGCCCGCTGGCGCGCTGGGAGGGGTTCACCACCGGCGGCGGCCTGGGGGCGCCGGGGCTGCTGACGCCGGCTGAGGGCTCGACTAACAATGGCAGCACGCCGATCGTTCGCTGGGCGGCGCCCAGCGGCGCGGGCGCCGGGACCAGCTACATCGTCTACGTCTGGGATCCGGCGGCGGGCGTGATGAAGTTCCAGCAGAGCGTGAGCGGGCTGAGCGCCGGCGTGCCGGCCAGCGCCGGGCTGCAGGCGGGGCATTTCTACTACTACACGGCGCGGGCCTGTGACGGCAGCGCCTGCGGCCCGCTCGCCCGCTGGGAGGGCTTCACGAGCTGA
- the rpsL gene encoding 30S ribosomal protein S12, producing MPTISQLVRKGREKSVKKTKAPAFRFTYNALTNRTRRGDGSPQKRGVCMQVRTVTPKKPNSALRKVARVRLSNGIEVTAYIPGEGHSLQEHSVVLVRGGRVKDLPGVRYHIIRGALDAQGVSGRKRGRSKYGTRKK from the coding sequence TTGCCCACGATCAGCCAACTGGTGCGCAAGGGCAGAGAGAAATCGGTGAAGAAGACGAAGGCTCCGGCCTTCCGCTTCACCTACAACGCGCTGACGAACCGCACGCGGCGCGGCGACGGCTCGCCGCAGAAGCGGGGCGTCTGCATGCAGGTGCGCACCGTCACGCCGAAGAAGCCGAACTCCGCGCTGCGCAAAGTGGCGCGCGTGCGGCTCAGCAACGGCATCGAGGTCACGGCCTACATTCCGGGCGAGGGTCACAGCCTGCAGGAGCACAGCGTCGTGCTGGTGCGCGGCGGCCGCGTCAAGGATTTGCCGGGCGTGCGCTATCACATCATTCGCGGCGCGCTCGACGCGCAGGGCGTCAGCGGGCGCAAGCGCGGGCGCAGCAAATACGGCACGCGCAAGAAGTAG
- the rpsG gene encoding 30S ribosomal protein S7 — MPRRARVVRREIIPDPRYQSKTVSMFINKLMLDGKKSTAERIMYDAFGRIEESTRRNPLDTFEQAVRNATPLVEVKPRRVGGATYQVPVDIRGDRRMALAIRWLLRSARARTGHSMAERLSAELLDASNNQGATIKRREDTHRMAEANRAFVHYRW; from the coding sequence ATGCCACGGCGTGCACGGGTGGTTCGGCGCGAGATTATACCCGATCCGCGCTACCAGAGCAAGACCGTCTCGATGTTCATCAACAAGCTGATGCTCGACGGCAAGAAGAGCACGGCCGAGCGCATCATGTACGACGCCTTCGGCCGCATCGAGGAGTCGACGCGGCGCAACCCGCTGGACACCTTCGAGCAGGCCGTGCGCAATGCCACGCCGCTGGTCGAAGTCAAGCCGCGGCGCGTCGGCGGCGCCACCTACCAGGTGCCGGTGGACATCCGCGGCGACCGGCGCATGGCGCTGGCGATCCGCTGGCTGCTGCGTTCGGCCCGGGCGCGCACCGGTCACTCCATGGCCGAGCGGCTCTCTGCCGAGCTGCTGGACGCGTCCAACAACCAGGGCGCCACGATCAAGCGGCGCGAGGACACGCACCGCATGGCCGAGGCGAACCGCGCTTTCGTGCATTACCGCTGGTAG